The Paenibacillus sp. YPG26 genome includes a window with the following:
- the pstA gene encoding phosphate ABC transporter permease PstA — MSSVTSNNHQGSPDPSSFMPTRKNRRALIWDKAATGSFYALGAAVLLFIFWLLYTILSKGLPGISLEFLTKLPEEIDVGGGIGPVLFNSFYILILSLIISIPIGVGAGIYMAEYAPRNKFTEGLRICVETLSSVPSIVFGMLGLAIFAEYFDIGLTILGGAVSLAFLNLPTLARVTEEAVRDVPVELRNASYALGTTKFQTIRTIILPVSLHAIITGICLVAGRAFGESAVIILTAGLSTSGEMWDFSLFSPGETLAVHLWYVQSEAIVEDAKQIADKSAAVLVFVVLFLNLLFRVPLWFNSRKLKK; from the coding sequence ATGAGCAGCGTTACATCTAATAACCATCAGGGCAGTCCTGACCCAAGCAGCTTTATGCCAACAAGGAAGAATAGACGGGCACTGATCTGGGACAAGGCCGCTACGGGTTCCTTTTATGCTCTGGGAGCTGCTGTCCTGCTGTTCATCTTCTGGCTGTTGTACACCATACTTAGCAAAGGTCTGCCGGGAATCAGTCTGGAATTCCTGACCAAGCTGCCGGAAGAGATTGATGTAGGAGGAGGAATAGGACCTGTCCTGTTCAACTCCTTCTACATTCTAATTCTCTCCCTGATCATATCTATACCGATAGGTGTAGGCGCCGGTATCTATATGGCGGAATATGCGCCGAGGAACAAATTTACTGAAGGGCTGCGAATCTGCGTGGAGACTCTGTCTTCCGTACCTTCCATCGTATTCGGAATGCTGGGTCTTGCTATTTTTGCCGAATATTTCGATATCGGGCTTACGATTCTGGGCGGGGCGGTTAGCTTGGCGTTCCTGAATCTTCCAACCTTGGCACGCGTCACGGAGGAAGCCGTGAGGGATGTGCCTGTTGAGCTTCGAAATGCCTCTTACGCGCTTGGGACAACCAAATTCCAGACAATCCGTACCATAATTCTGCCTGTATCCCTGCATGCGATTATTACTGGAATCTGCCTGGTGGCGGGCCGGGCTTTTGGGGAGTCGGCGGTTATTATTTTGACAGCGGGGCTTAGTACGTCTGGTGAAATGTGGGACTTCAGCTTGTTCTCACCAGGTGAGACCCTTGCTGTTCATCTCTGGTATGTCCAATCCGAAGCCATTGTCGAGGATGCGAAGCAGATTGCTGATAAATCAGCAGCGGTCCTGGTATTCGTGGTGTTATTCCTTAATCTGCTGTTCCGTGTTCCGCTTTGGTTCAACAGCAGAAAGCTTAAGAAATAG
- a CDS encoding IS1182 family transposase, with translation MISKNNYEGRFQISVNALDDLVPKDHLVRKLENAIDFSFIYELVQDKYSAVTGRPSVDPVVLIKIVLIQYLFGIRSMRQTIREIETNVAYRWFIGYDFTQPIPHFTTFGKNYVRRFKDTDIFESIFARILEEALGHGFVEPDVLFMDATHVKANANKNKYEKTMVQEQSKKYQEQLDKEINEDRIQHGKKPFGKKPKSALKETKTSISDPESGLFVKGEKERVFAYSFHTACDRNGFVLGAKVTPGNVHDSQVFEDVLELVKKSLGKPTAVAVDAGYKTPYISKLLIDDGIRPVMPYTRPRTKDGFFKKYDYVYDEHYDAYICPNHEFLTYELTNREGYKMYRSDPTICKDCPFLSQCTESKDFTKRISRHIWADYLEEADHLRHTDENKQIYSQRKETIERVFADLKEKHGMRWTTLRGLRKVSMQAMLVFACMNLKKLATWLWKSGGSKRYLALFMISYRKKQRQTPVFLTGTRSLSAI, from the coding sequence ATGATTAGTAAAAATAATTATGAAGGTCGCTTTCAGATTTCTGTGAATGCGCTAGACGACCTTGTGCCTAAGGATCATTTGGTTCGCAAGTTAGAAAATGCGATCGATTTTAGTTTTATATACGAGCTGGTTCAAGATAAATACAGTGCGGTTACGGGGCGTCCGAGTGTCGATCCCGTAGTTCTGATTAAAATCGTGCTTATCCAGTATCTATTTGGCATTCGCTCCATGCGCCAAACCATTCGGGAAATTGAAACTAACGTAGCTTACCGCTGGTTCATCGGCTATGACTTCACCCAGCCCATTCCCCACTTCACCACTTTTGGTAAAAACTATGTTCGCAGGTTTAAGGACACGGATATTTTTGAATCCATTTTTGCACGTATTCTGGAAGAAGCTTTAGGGCATGGCTTTGTAGAGCCAGACGTGCTTTTCATGGATGCAACGCATGTGAAGGCAAACGCCAACAAAAATAAATATGAAAAAACGATGGTACAGGAGCAAAGCAAAAAGTACCAAGAGCAGCTTGATAAAGAGATTAATGAAGACCGGATCCAGCATGGGAAGAAGCCTTTCGGAAAAAAGCCTAAGTCCGCTCTGAAAGAAACAAAAACAAGCATCTCCGACCCTGAGAGCGGACTATTTGTAAAGGGCGAAAAAGAACGTGTATTTGCCTACAGTTTTCATACGGCCTGCGACCGCAACGGCTTTGTTCTGGGTGCGAAAGTAACTCCAGGAAATGTACATGACAGCCAGGTGTTTGAGGATGTGCTTGAGCTCGTAAAGAAGTCTCTGGGCAAGCCCACAGCTGTAGCAGTTGACGCTGGATACAAGACTCCCTACATTAGTAAATTGCTGATCGATGACGGGATACGGCCTGTTATGCCATACACAAGACCTCGTACAAAGGATGGCTTTTTCAAGAAATATGATTACGTATACGATGAGCACTACGATGCCTATATCTGTCCGAACCATGAGTTTCTAACCTATGAATTGACGAACCGGGAAGGGTACAAGATGTATCGTTCCGATCCCACAATATGCAAAGACTGCCCCTTCTTGAGTCAGTGTACCGAAAGCAAGGACTTCACTAAGCGAATTAGCCGCCATATTTGGGCTGACTATCTGGAAGAAGCAGACCACCTTCGGCATACCGATGAAAACAAACAAATTTACTCACAGCGCAAGGAAACGATTGAGCGCGTATTTGCAGATCTAAAGGAAAAGCATGGCATGCGCTGGACGACTTTACGAGGACTTCGTAAAGTTTCCATGCAGGCGATGCTCGTTTTTGCTTGCATGAACCTCAAAAAGTTAGCCACCTGGCTCTGGAAGTCCGGTGGCTCAAAGCGATATTTGGCTTTATTTATGATCTCTTACAGAAAAAAACAAAGACAAACTCCTGTGTTCCTAACGGGAACAAGAAGTTTGTCTGCAATCTGA
- a CDS encoding amino acid ABC transporter substrate-binding protein, whose translation MKKISLLVMVLLVSMVASACGNSKDNNAGTTNSTSGSKAQTALEAIKASGKLRIGTEGTYAPFTYHDKDGKLTGFDVEIAQEVSKRIGVEPEFVETQWDSLIAGLDAKRFDTVFNEVSITDERKEKYDFSDPYIVSKAVLIVPEDNTDIKTFADLKGKKAGQSLTSNLTQIAKDNGAEIVSTEGFNQAIDLLTAKRIDATVNDGLSYLDLKKQKPDAPIKVVDTSTDASNSAALFNKGADDLVAAVNKALADMKSDGTYLKISEKYFGEDVSK comes from the coding sequence ATGAAAAAGATAAGTTTGCTTGTTATGGTATTGTTAGTTTCGATGGTAGCATCAGCATGCGGGAATTCCAAGGATAACAACGCAGGTACCACAAATTCCACGTCAGGCTCCAAGGCTCAGACAGCTCTGGAGGCCATTAAGGCAAGCGGGAAGCTGCGGATCGGAACCGAAGGTACTTATGCTCCATTCACCTACCATGACAAAGATGGCAAATTGACAGGTTTTGACGTAGAAATTGCACAGGAAGTTAGCAAGCGCATTGGCGTAGAGCCTGAATTTGTGGAGACACAATGGGACAGCCTGATTGCAGGACTGGATGCCAAACGTTTTGATACGGTATTTAACGAAGTATCGATTACTGACGAGCGTAAGGAAAAGTATGACTTTTCCGACCCATACATTGTATCCAAAGCGGTGCTGATCGTACCGGAGGATAATACGGATATTAAGACATTCGCCGATCTGAAAGGGAAGAAGGCAGGACAGTCCCTTACGAGCAACCTGACTCAAATTGCAAAAGATAACGGCGCAGAAATCGTGTCTACAGAAGGCTTCAATCAGGCGATTGATCTATTGACCGCCAAACGGATCGATGCTACGGTTAATGATGGCTTGTCTTACCTGGATTTGAAGAAGCAGAAGCCGGATGCACCTATTAAAGTTGTGGATACATCCACAGATGCTTCAAACAGTGCGGCTTTGTTCAATAAAGGGGCAGACGATCTTGTTGCCGCGGTTAACAAAGCGCTGGCAGACATGAAGAGTGACGGAACTTACCTGAAGATTTCCGAGAAATATTTTGGAGAAGATGTATCTAAATAA
- a CDS encoding amino acid ABC transporter permease produces MDDRKLQIFMDSLLPLLKAAVAFTVPLTLISFTIGLILAVITALARLSSWRIPRLIARFYVWIIRGTPLLLQLFIIFFGLPSVGITLDPFIAAVIGFSLSVGAYGSEIVRASILSIQEGQWEAAYSLGMTRMQALRRVILPQAARVSVPPLANSFISLVKDTSLAASITYVEMLRTAQQIVATTFEPLLLYTEAGLFYLLLSTVLSSLQNYLEKRLDRFSTR; encoded by the coding sequence ATGGATGATCGCAAACTACAGATTTTTATGGATTCCTTGCTACCGCTGCTAAAAGCCGCGGTAGCTTTTACCGTTCCACTGACCCTGATCTCTTTCACAATCGGTCTCATTCTTGCTGTAATAACCGCCCTGGCTAGACTTTCGAGCTGGAGAATTCCTAGGCTGATTGCAAGATTCTATGTGTGGATCATTCGGGGGACTCCCTTGCTCCTGCAGTTATTTATAATATTTTTCGGCCTGCCTTCGGTAGGTATAACTCTGGATCCATTCATTGCTGCTGTGATCGGATTCTCGCTGAGTGTGGGAGCCTATGGCTCGGAGATTGTCCGGGCTTCCATTCTGTCGATTCAGGAAGGACAGTGGGAGGCTGCCTATTCGCTGGGAATGACACGGATGCAGGCGCTTAGAAGAGTTATCTTGCCCCAGGCTGCGCGTGTCTCGGTCCCGCCTTTGGCGAACTCCTTCATCAGTCTGGTGAAGGATACTTCTCTAGCGGCAAGTATCACTTACGTTGAAATGCTTCGCACGGCCCAGCAAATTGTAGCTACCACTTTCGAGCCGTTGCTATTATACACAGAAGCTGGATTGTTCTACTTATTACTCAGCACAGTGCTATCAAGTCTGCAGAATTACCTGGAGAAGCGGCTGGACCGTTTCTCGACAAGATAA
- a CDS encoding glutathione peroxidase, producing the protein MSIYNYKIKTIEGTETTLQPYEGKVLLIVNTASACGLTPHYKGLQSLYDAYKDQGLVVLGFPSNQFAGQEPGTEEEIKQFCELNYQVTFPLFSKIDVKGENAHPLFVHLVNHTPAPYHTGEIEWNFAKFLVDRAGNVIKQYSSRTEPEAIEADIKELL; encoded by the coding sequence ATGTCCATTTACAATTATAAAATAAAAACAATTGAAGGCACCGAAACGACACTTCAGCCGTATGAAGGTAAGGTTCTGCTTATTGTCAACACTGCGAGTGCCTGCGGCCTAACTCCCCATTATAAGGGACTTCAGTCTTTGTATGACGCCTATAAGGATCAAGGGCTTGTTGTGTTAGGGTTCCCTTCCAATCAATTTGCCGGACAAGAGCCTGGGACAGAGGAAGAGATCAAGCAATTCTGCGAGCTCAACTACCAGGTCACCTTCCCTCTATTCTCCAAAATAGATGTGAAAGGCGAGAACGCTCACCCCTTATTCGTACATTTGGTCAACCATACACCTGCCCCTTACCATACGGGAGAGATCGAGTGGAATTTTGCCAAGTTTCTGGTAGACCGGGCTGGGAATGTGATCAAGCAATACAGCTCACGGACGGAGCCGGAAGCTATTGAAGCCGATATTAAGGAACTTCTGTAA
- a CDS encoding amino acid ABC transporter ATP-binding protein, with translation MIEVHNLHKSFGSLEVLKGVDLTLDKGKVLVIIGPSGSGKTTLLRCFNLLEQPDQGTLRVGEVSLEFGDGIKPKKDQILKLRKQSGMVFQSYNLFPHMTALENVMEAQVTVQKKSKDEARSHALELLDKVGLRDKADSYPHKLSGGQQQRVGIARAMAVDPEVLLFDEPTSALDPELVGEVLRVMKGLAAEGMTMVVVTHEMKFAAEVADQIILVDGGRIIEKGTPQEVLQQPKSPRAAQFLNILTENKL, from the coding sequence ATGATCGAAGTTCATAATTTGCACAAATCGTTCGGCTCTCTTGAAGTGCTTAAAGGTGTTGATCTGACCTTGGATAAAGGAAAGGTGCTCGTTATTATCGGCCCTTCCGGATCCGGGAAGACAACGCTGCTGCGTTGTTTCAATCTGCTTGAGCAACCCGATCAAGGCACACTTCGGGTAGGTGAGGTATCGCTGGAATTTGGAGACGGCATTAAGCCGAAGAAGGATCAAATTCTTAAATTGCGCAAGCAGAGCGGGATGGTATTTCAGTCTTATAACCTCTTTCCACATATGACTGCACTTGAGAATGTGATGGAAGCGCAGGTTACCGTGCAGAAGAAGAGCAAGGATGAGGCACGCAGTCATGCGCTTGAACTGCTGGACAAGGTTGGACTTAGGGATAAGGCGGATTCATACCCGCATAAGCTGTCGGGAGGGCAACAGCAGCGGGTAGGTATTGCCAGGGCGATGGCGGTTGATCCTGAGGTTCTGTTATTCGATGAGCCAACCTCGGCACTGGACCCGGAATTGGTGGGCGAAGTTCTTAGAGTTATGAAAGGCTTGGCTGCTGAAGGGATGACCATGGTCGTAGTAACACATGAGATGAAATTTGCGGCCGAGGTAGCCGATCAGATTATTCTGGTGGATGGTGGCCGGATTATAGAAAAGGGTACCCCGCAAGAAGTGTTGCAGCAGCCCAAAAGTCCGCGTGCAGCACAGTTCCTGAATATACTGACAGAAAATAAGCTCTAG